The stretch of DNA CGGCCTCGTTCCACGTCCGCGAGAGATCGACCGACCGGAAGTAGCGGCCGTGGTCCGCGCGGTACCACGCGCCCAGCACCCGGCCGACCGTGGGGGCGGCCCGCTCGCGGTCCTCCTCTTCCAGTTCGTTCAACACCCGCTCGACGACGGCGCCCACCGTCTCGGCGCGCACCCACACGTCGTCGCCGTACTCCCCCTCGGCCCACTCCGTCAGCCGGTCCGGCTCCGGCGTCTCCGGGTCGCGGAGGGGGATCTCCTCGTCCGGCAGGTCGTCCATCGCCGTCCGCCACGCCGGCCGCTCCCGGTCGAGGTGGGCGCGCACCTCCCGGTCGAGTTCCTCGCGCAAGTCCCGAACGAACGCCCGGGTCTGCTTCAGTTCCGCGAGCGTCACGTCAGACTCCTGTAGTTCGCCGCGCACGAGGGCGCCGTCCCCCGCCCCCGTTCCGGTGGCACGTCGCTCCGCGTCGCCGCCGGCTTCGCCGGCTGCCCGAGGCGTCTCCGACGCCTCGCTGTCGAACTCGACCGGCTGGATCGCTCGCGTCAGCTCCGACTCCGCGTCTCGCAGGGTAGCGTCGGCCACCCCGTCGCTCACCAGGTCGCGTACCCGCGGTTCGAGCATGTGCGCCTCGTCGCAGACCACGAACGTCGACTCGTCGAGGAGGGCGCCGGTAAAGGAGTCGACCGTCCGCGGGTCGAACGCGTGGTAGTAGTTGCCGATCACGACTTCGACGTGCGGGAGCAGCGCCCCGAGCATCGAGTGCGGACAGGTGCCGTGGCCCGCCGCGAGGCCCACGAGGTCCGCGGTGTCGAGGAGGCCGGCGTCTTCGAAGTCGAAGGGGACGGCCTCGACGGGGTCGCCCTCCTCGGGCAGGTCGTCGAGATACTGCGCGTAGAAGGGGCAGTATTCGGTGTCGCCGTGTTCGGCCGTGTCGGGGGGATAGGGCGTCGGCTCCCCCGCCGTTTCGAGATAGTCCGGCGTCGCCGACGCGGCGTCTCCCGAGTCTAGGAGGCCGGTCTGTGCCCGCCGTGCCTCCGACGCCAGCGTCGCCGCCGACGCCGGCCCTTCGCTCCCGGTCAGGTTGCGCGTCCGCTCGCGGAGTCCCTCACAGCGGTCGTAGACGGTCGACTCGTCGACCCGCCCCACCCGTTCCCGGCTGTACGGACATACGTCGGCCTTGCCGACGAGCGTCAGCGCCGAGACGGGTCGCCACCCCTCGGGCAGGTCGTCGTTGATCGTGCGCACGTCCGCTTCGAACTGTCGGAGCTGTTG from Haloplanus salinus encodes:
- a CDS encoding ATP-dependent DNA helicase; its protein translation is MGETWRTVFGHDEPYPEQADGIETAVETAERGGFAVIEGACGTGKTMLALTAGIDRVRDPDSDFERVVVLTSVKQQLRQFEADVRTINDDLPEGWRPVSALTLVGKADVCPYSRERVGRVDESTVYDRCEGLRERTRNLTGSEGPASAATLASEARRAQTGLLDSGDAASATPDYLETAGEPTPYPPDTAEHGDTEYCPFYAQYLDDLPEEGDPVEAVPFDFEDAGLLDTADLVGLAAGHGTCPHSMLGALLPHVEVVIGNYYHAFDPRTVDSFTGALLDESTFVVCDEAHMLEPRVRDLVSDGVADATLRDAESELTRAIQPVEFDSEASETPRAAGEAGGDAERRATGTGAGDGALVRGELQESDVTLAELKQTRAFVRDLREELDREVRAHLDRERPAWRTAMDDLPDEEIPLRDPETPEPDRLTEWAEGEYGDDVWVRAETVGAVVERVLNELEEEDRERAAPTVGRVLGAWYRADHGRYFRSVDLSRTWNEAEPADSWRRAYSARLSLHNCVPGDAIADRLADFGGGVLMSATLEPLSVFRTVTGLDDLAADGRPVVERTYGLGFPAENRASFAVDAPAFTHENRGAPGAESDTRRVYVDAVAEVAGRDGNVLVGMPNYAEAEWMAGELETRLDSPVLLDESSDDGATEALKTEFFAGGSKTLVTSLRGTLTEGVDYRGDRLHAAVVCGVPLVDTTRPRTRAVVTAYDRAFGTDGRGGRSGFETALTVPAVRKARQAVGRVIRGPDERGVRVFVDARYARDRWNGVRDYFPEWEREEFQPVSPDMLSLGLERFGE